Part of the Novosphingobium sp. KA1 genome is shown below.
GATCGACGTTCTGAAGACCTGGAACCTCGTGGTGCTGGGCGATCTCACCTCCTCCTCGGAAGTGGAAGGACGCACGTTTGTCGGCGGCAATCTCGACGGCAATGCCTCGAACTACCAGATCACCGCCCTGCCCGCGTCCAGCACCGACACCCCGGGCCTGACCGTGGTGGGCGATGTCAACGGCGGCTACAAGAACCTCAACAACGGGTCTGGCGCGATCGTCGGCGGCAGCGTCAACAGCGGCCTCAACCTCAACGGCGCGGCGCAGACGGTGCTGGTGGGCGGCACGATCAGCAACACCAACGTCAACAACAACACCGTCACCTCGGGCCTTGCCGCCAGCGACCCGCAATTCGTGCAGGACCTCAACCAGCAGAAGAGCCTGATCACCACCTCGATGGAGAGCCTCAGCCACTCCATGAGCACGGAGACGGCAAACAGCCAGCTCTCGATCAGCGGCAATACCGGCACGTTCAACGCGCAGCCCGACGCGAGCGGCGTCGCCGTGTTCAACATCTCGGCGGCCGACCTCGACAAGATCGGCGAGATCAAGTTCAACCTGAACGGCGCGGATACCGCCATCGTCAATGTCTCGGGCAGCTCGATC
Proteins encoded:
- a CDS encoding choice-of-anchor A family protein, translating into MTRVRTKIGKFSLSVTVAALALTATPVLASSDIAGIDVLKTWNLVVLGDLTSSSEVEGRTFVGGNLDGNASNYQITALPASSTDTPGLTVVGDVNGGYKNLNNGSGAIVGGSVNSGLNLNGAAQTVLVGGTISNTNVNNNTVTSGLAASDPQFVQDLNQQKSLITTSMESLSHSMSTETANSQLSISGNTGTFNAQPDASGVAVFNISAADLDKIGEIKFNLNGADTAIVNVSGSSIKLDDNFLGGTNNLGEHVVWNFYEADDLSLTTAWGGSVLAPGAAATTSNYIQGSAVFGSLVQNGEMHVGTYTGGYTPPSGSNPPSSSGGSTDVPEPGMMTLFALGLGALLFWRRRSRTA